A stretch of Colletotrichum lupini chromosome 2, complete sequence DNA encodes these proteins:
- a CDS encoding polysaccharide deacetylase encodes MRQVDYPVRPPPRRQAVPCGFTDISSFPVTQPPPTHQPTDTMHFSTVVGAAALATLANASPLVRRQGPAVGQVISKCTQNGVVALTFDDGPFTYTSQLLDTLAANNVKATFFVNGNNWGNIETAPGPDNIRRMKAEGHLVGSHTYSHPDLSTLSSADRISQMTQLEDATRRIAGFAPKYMRAPFLSCDAACLSDMASLGYHVIDTSLDTKDYENDTPETTHISAEKFNNELSADAAGNSYIVLSHDVHQQTVVSLVQKMIDNLKSKGYRAVTVGECLGDAPENWYKA; translated from the exons ATGAGGCAGGTTGACTATCCAGTCCGTCCACCACCCCGCCGCCAGGCTGTGCCGTGCGG TTTCACTGACATCTCATCCTTCCCTGTCACTCAACCTCCCCCTACTCATCAGCCAACCGATACCATGCATTTCTCAACTGTTGTTGGCGCCGCTGCACTGGCTACCCTCGCCAACGCAAG CCCTCTCGTCCGCCGTCAAGGTCCCGCCGTCGGCCAGGTTATCTCCAAGTGCACACAGAACGGCGTCGTCGCCCTCACCTTTGACGATGGCCCCTTCACCTACACCTCCCAGCTGCTCGACACCCTCGCCGCAAACAACGTCAAGGCCACCTTCTTCGTCAACGGCAACAACTGGGGCAACATCGAGACGGCACCCGGCCCGGACAACATCCGCCGCATGAAGGCCGAGGGCCACCTCGTCGGTTCCCACACCTACTCCCACCCGGACCTGAGCACCCTCTCCTCGGCGGACCGCATCTCTCAGATGACCCAGCTCGAGGACGCAACCCGCCGTATTGCCGGCTTCGCGCCCAAGTACATGCGCGCGCCGTTCCTCTCCTGCGACGCCGCATGCCTGAGCGATATGGCCAGCCTGGGCTACCACGTCATCGACACCAGCCTCGATACGAAGGATTACGAGAACGACACCCCCGAGACCACGCACATCTCGGCTGAGAAGTTCAACAACGAGCTCAGCGCCGACGCCGCGGGCAACAGCTACATTGTTCTCTCCCACGACGTCCATCAGCAGACTGTCGTTTCTCTGGTCCAGAAGATGATCGACAACCTCAAGTCCAAGGGATACCGCGCCGTCACCGTCGGAGAGTGCCTCGGCGACGCTCCCGAGAACTGGTACAAGGCCTAG